Part of the Ochotona princeps isolate mOchPri1 chromosome 15, mOchPri1.hap1, whole genome shotgun sequence genome, CTTGAAGCTTccatcctctctctgtctccgccTCCATTAAGGATGGTACTCGGGGCCATGAAAGATGTTCCCTTCTCCAGGAATGACACGCGCAGCATCACCTGCAGAACCAGGGCCCTGGCTGTGTCCTTCACGGACAGCCCTGGGGACCTCACACACATCCTTGTTTGTCCCTCAAGGTCACCCTATAGGCTCTTTAACGTCAAGGccaatgggggtggggggatcaGGCAGAGCCTTGGTCTTCCTCAAGCCCAGGTCCCCTGAGTCAAAGCCTGTACTCTCCCCACTGACCCCATTCCAAGGGCCTCACCTGGTCCCCAGCTCTGCTCACGGAGGAGGCGGGGTGTGGCCTGGGAACCCAGATGGGAGGAGGTTTTGGAGAGATCCTCCCTGCAGGAGATGGACGGCGGGGAAGGTGGGCTGTCACTGTGTGATGGACCTGGAGACAGTGGGTACAGCCTGAGTGCTGTGCACATGTGCAGGGTTCCTGTGCTCTGCTTGCCACTGTGCTTGCTCAAGCTGCTGTGCCTGGACTCACGTGAACTGCGTTTTGGGCTCAgcttcacctctctctctgcctcggaTTTCTGCCCTTCTTGGGCCCTCCTGGGGAGCCTGCGCCTTGGAGCGCTGAGTTCTGGCCAGACCTTTGTCCTTTTCcctgagagaaggaagggagaggtgggggaTCCGCAGGCTCCATCCGGGACTAAGGTCAGTGGTGCTGCGGGCCAGCTGTGCCTTGCTGGTGGGCGGGCCACGTGGAGAGGTCCTCTCACAGCTTTCTGTGCGTGGAGCAGGAATGAAGGAGGCGAGCAGAGGGGCTGGCTGCTGCGGGTGGGGCTGCGTCGATGGGGTCATGGCGAAGGCTCCGGTTTGCCAAGGGCGGGGCTGGCACAGGGCAGCTCTGGCCTGAGGACCAACCCAACAGCCTGCAGGTGGACCTCCAGGTGAAAAACAGGGgtagaggcagagggagatggaCTCGAtggctttctgcctttctttcctgGCTAAAATGAGCAGAGACTCATGCAGAGTGGAAGGGGCGGAAGGGCCGGCTTGGGAGGAGACTGGGGAAGCCAGCAAGCAGTCTGGATGGAGCGTCCTCTGCAGAAGAGGTCAGTAGCACCTGAGTCTGGGGGCAGATGCAAAGCAGCGGCCCAGAGCTGGGGTACAGGTGCCCAGGAGGGCTGGCGGGACCGGCCAGGGCCCGCGGGGTTGGTCTGAAGGTGCGCACTCTCAGAGGGCTACTGGAGGCCAGGGTTGGCACTGGTGGCTGGGTGCTCAGCCCAGAGTCGGGGCAGCTGGAACGCGACCACTCCTTTGTTTGCCTTTGGAGTCCTGTCCCTCAGCTGTTTGTAAATGCACATTGCGTCATTCTCTGCAGTTGGAGCCTTCCCCTAGCCAGGGGccaactctctgcctttcctgggAAGAAGCCCAAGCAGAGCTACTGGTAAACAGAGGAAAATCAAGCCCCACGTAGGTTTGAGGTCCTTGCCAGCAATGCAGGGCTTGATTCCTGCGCACCCACAGCTTCCCGGGACTTGGGTGTTCCTGGAAACTGGTCCCGTTACACCAGATAACACCGCCTGTCTCCCAGCAAGAGCTGCTTTGGCTCTGCCTTCTTGCCTCCTGCCTTTTGGAGGGAGTCAAGGTCGGCCCTCCGATGGGGCCGCGACACCTTCTCTAGGATAATGAAAATGAGAGTGGCTCTGTTTACAGGCTGTCCTCTGCCACCAATGTCAGATCATGGCCACGGAGAGAGAATTCAGTGAGGCTTTGATCTATATAGGAGACTGCCCTTTCGTTACTTCACTTGCTCcaaccttttcatttttaatttatcacaaaggctgagagacagagacacatcaTCCatcttgctggttcatttcccaaacacctgACCCATCCGgggtgggtcaagctgaagccgggagcctggaactccatcctggtctcccgtgtgccTGATGGGGCTccgggacttgagccatccctgcctgCCTCTAGGCTGCAtcttagcaggacactggactgaaagtggaggagtcaggactGCCTcgctgatgtggaatgtgggcgTCCCCATGGGTGGCTTGAATTGCTTGTGCTCCAAGCTCTACTTCTAATGGGGATACAAATCATATTACACACGGATTTGAGGACTTATTGGGAGTTTTCCAGAGGCGCCTCGAGGAAGAGAAAGTAAGCTCTGGCTTACTGTATCACAAAATTCACGCACCATCTACATCTGccgctttactccccaaatgcctgcaacagctggggctgagctagaCCTAAGCCTGCATCCAGGAGCagaatccaggtcttccacacggggtGCACCCTGGcgagcagcagggctgggactggaggccAGGGACTCTGCCACGGGAGGCAGGTGACATAGATGCCAATTCTGGTCCATTATACTGTGCACCTTTGAGGGTGCTgtgccttgggcctgggggtgtCCTGCTGCTTCCGACCTGGCAGGGCAGCAGCTCAGGCCAAGCTGAGGTCTCCTAATCAGGGGTTGCACGCTGGCCTGAGCTGCAAGGCCACATTCCCGCTGCCGCACGCTGCAGAGGCTGtcatccacctgcccacctgctcctTGGCCCCATGTTTTAGCAAAGCACTAGCGAGTTaacccaataaaaaaaaaatgttgtagaaGACTATGAGAGTATGTGAGCCTGTGACGTGACTTTTCTCATGAAAAGCTTAGGTTGGAGAATTGATCCACATCAGAAACTCTGATGATGTCTCTGGGTCTGCTGTGGGTCCTTTCCGTCTTTGAGATTTTGTTCTAGAACAAGGCCTTCCCATTGGAGCCACAGGCTGAGATCCTGCATTTGTCCAGGCTCCACATCCCTCATGGCAGAGTCTGGCTCAtgcctttaagatttatttttttgaaggcccgatgtgatagtctagtggctaaatcctcaccttgcatgctccaggatcccatatgggcgccggttcgtgtcccagctgctccacttcccatccatctccctgcttgtggcctgggaaagcagtaaagaacggcccaaagccttgggaccctacacccctgtgggagacctggaggaagcttttggcttcggattggctcagctctcaccattgcaaccacttggggagtgaaccagtggatgcaagctctttctgtctctgtatatctgactgtccagtaaaaataaatctttgaaaaaatatatatattaaagatttatttctttttattggaaaggcagatatacagagaggagagacagagaaaaagaacctccatccgatggttcactccccaagtgagcacaatggctggagctgcgccaatctgcagccaggagccaagagctcctctgggcctcctccaggtctcccacaggggtgtagggtcccaaggctttgggccgtcctttactgctttcccaggccacaagcagggagctggatgggaagcagggctgccaggatatgaaccggcacccaatgggatcctggcgcgtgtaaggcgaggactttaatcactatgctatcgtgccagacccccaaatatatatttgaaatggaaaaagagaaatggaagagacagagagaacttctatctgctgactcCTTGGAATCTCAGGGATGCCTAGAGTTAACTGAGGGGCCTGGGCCCTGGGACAGTGTGTGAGCAGCCAGCACACGCCTGTTGCCTAGGAGCCTGGCCTGGGTTGGACTATTCCTGGGGCCAGGCTATGCCACCCTCCTCTGATCTTTCACTAGTCCCCAAAGGGGGCATGGCCAGTGGCTGGCCAGGACAAACGCATAGCCACTGCCTACAAGGTCACATTGGCTCCGAGAGCAATATTTCTAGACCATATTAATTCTGGAACAGGAAGGAGACTGAGGGGCCAGAGGGAGGCTGTCcccagagtatgtgtgtgtgtgttgggggcgggGTAGGTGGTGGGTGCTACTAGCTGGTGGAGCTGGAGGGAGGGCTCCGGGTTGCCAGGGCCCTgcagaccctcatctgctgcgcCTCTTTCTCCCTCGCACCTGCAGCTCTGTCGAAGATGCACTGGACACCGGAACACGCCCAGCCCCTCAACCAGTGGCCAGAGCAACACCTCGACGTGTCCTCCACCACCCCGTCACCCGCTCACAAGCTGGAGTTGCCCCCGACTGGTCGCCAGCGCTGTCACTATGCTTGGGCACACGACGACATCTCCGCTCTCACGGCCTCCAACCTCCTGAAGCGCTACGCAGAGAAATACTCGGGGGTCCTGGACTCGCCTTATGAGCGCCCTGCCCTGGGAGGCTACAGCGACGCCGCCTTCCTCAACGGTGCCAAGGCGGACCCCGAGCCCTGGCCTGGGCCTGAGCCGCCCTATCCCTTGGCCTCCCTGCACGAGGGCCTCGCGGGAACCAAGTCTGGGAGCGGGAGTGGGTCGGGGGGCCTAGGAGGCTCCCCGGTTTTAGCAGGGAACTTACCTGAACCCCTGTATGCCGGCAATGCTTGCGGAGGTCCGTCGGTAGCGACAGCTGCGCCGGAATACGCAGCAGGATACGCAAGTGGCTACCTGGCGCCTGGCTACTGCACGCAGACCGGTGCCGCGCTGCccccgccgcctccgccgccgcctccgGCCGCGCTGCTGCAGCCGCCGCCCCCACCGGGGTACGGCCCCTCGGGGCCGCTCTATAACTACCCCACGGGCGGCTACGCGGCGGCGCAGCCCGGCTACGGCGCCCTCCCGCCGCCCCCGGCCGCACCCCCAGCCCCTTACCTGCCCTCCGGCCTCGCAGCGCCCACGCCCCTGCCCGCGCCCACGCCCACGCCGCCGCGCCCGGCGCCCGCCTCCTATGGCTTCCAGACCGTGGCTCCAGGCACCGAAGCGAGCGTGTCACTGAAGCGCAAGGCCGCCGACGAGGGCGCGGAGGGCCGCTACCGCAAGTATGCGTATGAGCCCCCCAAAGCACCCGCGGCCGACGGCGCCGCCTACCCCGCCGTGGATAACGGCGAGGGTCGGGGCAACGGGTTTCGGGCGAAGCCGCTGTCTGCAGCCGCGGAGGAGCCGTCGGGCAAATACGCGGGGACCGGCGTGCCGCTCAAGGTCTTGGGGTCCCCGGTCTACGGCCCGCAGCTCGAGCCCTTTGAGAAGTTTTCTGAGCGGCCCCCGGTGCCGGCTGCCCGCGGGGGCTTCGCCGTGCCGTCGGGGGAGCCTCTTAAAGGTTTGGAGCTGGTGACGAGCAAGATGCTGGACTGCGGACCCCCGGTGCAGTGGGCCGACGTGGCGGGCCAGGGCGCGCTCAAGGCGGCACTGGAGGAGGAGCTCGTGTGGCCGCTGCTGAGGCCGCCTGCCTACCCGGGCAGCCCGCGCCCGCCACGGACCGTGCTGCTTTTCGGGCCGCGCGGCGCCGGCAAAACGCTGCTGGGCCGCTGCCTGGCCACGCAGCTGGGCGCTTCGCTGCTGCGTGTGCGCGGTGCCACCCTGGCCGCTCCAGGCGCCGCCGAGGGCGCAGGCCTGCTCCAGGCCGCCTTCGCGGCCGCGCGCTGTCGGCCGCCCGCCGTGCTGCTCATCAGTGAGCTGGAGGCGCTGCTGGCCGGCCGCGAGGACGGCGCGCTGCAGGCGCCGCTGCTGGCCTGCCtggacggcggcggcggcgctggggcCGACGGCGTGCTGGTCGTGGGCACCACAGCGCGGCCCGCGGCCCTGGACGAGGCGACCCGCCGGCGCTTCGCACTGCGCTTCTACGTGGCGCTGCCCGACGGCCCGGCCCGGGGGCAGATCCTGCAGAGGCTGCTGTCCCAGCAGGGCTGTACTCTGAGCGAGCGGGAGCTGGCTGCCCTCGTGCAGGGCACACAGGGCTTCTCCGGGGCCGAGCTGGGGCAGCTGTGCCAGCAGGCAGCTGCGGCCGCCGCGGGGCTCCCGGGGCTGCGGAGGCCCCTCTCCTACAAGGACTTGGAAGCAGCGTTGAGCAAGGTGGGCCCCAGGGTGTCCCCCAAGGAGCTGGACTCGTTCGTGGAGTGGGACAAAATGTATGGCTCCGGACACTGAGGGCATGCGGGCGGCAAGCGGCCCTTCCTGCCTCTTCAGTCCTGCTCCTCCTCGGCTAGTGGGAACATTGTTGGCCAaagagggctgggagtgggcgcACGTGGAGTGGGGTGAGGGATgccctgctggtggagttctctTGGGTGTAAAACGCTTCTGGTGCACGCGGGGCCAGATGCCAGCTGCGCCATGTTCTCAGGTTTCTCCTATTTATTGCGGAGGGGAGGCACGCCATCTTCGTCCCACCTCGAGAGGGACTCCCATCCCGCCACCGTCCCTGTCCTCTCTTGGCCTCATGCCGCTGTAACCGCTCCGCTCTGGTTGCCGGCACCCCTGTTTCTCTTGCTGGCGCTTCCCCGCGCCTCGAGGCCCCTGCCTGCCTTCTGCAACTCTCCTTCCGACTTGCTATCTCTgacctaccccaccccaccccatctcgggctgggaatgtgtgtgtgttggaggggtggggagactcAGGGGGCTTCCCTCCCCCAACCCACCCCTATGATCCCCCTACTCAgctgggaagaaaaacaaaaaccacccaaAGCCCaaagaagagtttttttttaattattattattattatctttaatttttttttgtttgtttttgtttttgaggagAAATCCCAGAAGTGTAGCTTCCTGGACTTCTTAGGCCTCTTATTTTTGTAAGATGTgtagcattttgctttttttttttttttttttaaacaactcagGAAGAAACTGACCTCCGAAAGAATGTCAGATTTTGGCTGCTCTGCTCGGCGGGTGCCCCACCCTTGCCccgcctgccctccctccctggcaGGCTGGCGTCCGGGCAGGCCTAGGGATGCCCCAGAGCCCTGGCTGGGACTCTTAGAAGCTGAATGTATTGCTCAGGGCCTCTTCCCTGGTCCCATTGGCAGGGCTGTAGGggtacctgctgctttcccccaccccaccccttgtcCCTGGCCTATTGTCTTCTGGGAGAGGGTTAACCCAGAGCTGGGATCCCCTTGTGGGTTTTCTACGCCCAAGCCTAACAAGTAGACTGAGGCTGGGGGCGAGGTGGAGTGGGTGGCAACCCCCCAAAGGATGGAGGTCGCAGACAGAAAGTCACGCCCGGAGGCCACttcacctggccctgcccagggccGAGGTCCGTGGTAACTTATGCCAAGAGGATCCTCCAGGGATGGAGGACCGTCTCGGGTCCTCGCCAGGCCTAGGTTTGAGCTCAGGTGAGGGTGAAGATGGACGGGGGCTGGGGGTGTCCACCCTGGAGGGTTTAGTCTCCCATCCCCAGACACACTGGCCACCAGGCTGGTCCCTGATTACTCTGCTTCCTGGcccagcaggctgctgggaggagCAGGACTCGGTGTCCCAGCCTGCTTCATGGCTCTTGGGCACCCTCCCCTATTTTTGCTTCTCCCACCgcagccctcctccctgccccgtAGCTCCTTTAGAGTCTgtataccaccaccaccaccaccaccaccaccaccttcttGGGCTGGAAGAATGTCCCTGGGGGACATTCCAGGTGCCAAGGtgccaagggccagggctggcccagcagcACTGACAAGCAAAGCTGCTTGCTTCTGCCCCTCGGTCTCTTCCTGACCCTTCTCTCCTGCCAACCAGCCTGGCAGGGCGGGGGAGGAGCCAGGGGTTCTCTCTCAGGTGTGTGCGCACGCACAAGGGGCAGGTGGGCGAGGCAGGCTGGGACCCGCATCCCTGTCTTCCTCTCGGAGGCAGATGGCCCTGGGAGTGGATGGGAGCTCACTGACCAAGACTCTGGTGCCCTCTCCCAGGCTCTTCTGGTTCCCCAGATATGGGGTGGGGGGGACTTTGCACAAGGACACAGCCccctaggctacagcacctacatCCTGGGTATTGGGGCATGTTCGGCCCTAGCAGTGTCGGTGGGGGGCATACCAAAGAATCCCAGGGCCAGCAGCGGGAGAATGGGCAGGGTGGCCTGGGAtagcctggccagacccccatCCTGCAGCTGTAACCATTTCTACCTCATTTTGCTGCGTGTTGTACATGGACGTATTTATCTCCTGTCTGACGATGCTCTGCAGTTGTGGCATGTCTACCTCAGAAGAgactgtattttaaaagaaagtatcaCACAGTATTAAAGTGATGACAGGTGGTTTCCTAGCGATTTCttgcaggggggaggggaagggggaaggagggGCAGCTGAATGTTGGGAGCCCTCAAAGAATGGCTGGGCAACCCCTGGGAGGTGTTTCTGTTCCTTCAGCAAAAAAGTGCCACGGGACTTGTTTAGCCCTTCCAGTACCTGGCAGGGATGAGGCGGGTGGGGGAGCGAGGCTCCAGGGTGAGAAGCTCAGCTTGGTGGGATGGGGGAAGGCCGTCTGCAGGTGCCCAAGCCCTGCTGTATGTGGGGCAAAGAACAGCATGAATGAATGAGTACATGCAGGAAGGGGGGTTGACGAGGAGTGAGCCACACCCTACAGGAGCCCTCCCTGAGCACAGCTAGAGCTGTGCTTATCTTTGTTCCCATTCTGGGGGTTGGCCAGCCACATCCCAGCACTTCAGGTCAAAGGCGACCCTCTAGCCTCCTTCCCCCAATCATCTAGCAGTCCCGACTGACAGCTCAGTATCAGCAGGGAGACTGACAAGGTGAGCACTGGCTGGGAAAGCTCCGACCACAGCTTCTggagccctccccacccccctccaAGATCTGTTCAGAGCAGATCTTAGCAGACCGAGCGTGAGGTTCCACTGGCTCAGTCTCCCAGGGCCTGCCGCAGCTGGGCTGATGCCAGGAGGCAGCAATTCCTGCCAGCTGCACTGGAGCCACCCCCACTGCCTGCCGGAGTCTGCATCAGCCGGAAGCCCACCCAGGTCAACAACCTGGAGTGTGTTCACTACTATGGGAGACGCCTGCTTCTCCCAGAAAAATCCTTGAAAATGGAAGAGAGCTCAGGGGATGCCATGTGCCTGGCACCCTgcttggggctgagccaggcctgcaGGAGGCTAAGTCGTCCCTCCCCTCAGGGAGACACGCAGGTGTGCCAGGACCCGGGTGCGTGGCTCCAGGGTTCAGCCTTCCGGTGGTGGGGGGCCCTTGGCCGTGGAGGCCCAACTTGCTTCCTGGCCCCCTGGATTTTTACTCCGCTGAGTGCAGCCATTGTGGGTGGCATTGAGGGTACAGAAAGGGTCACGTGCAGCCACTGTTCCTggagag contains:
- the FIGNL2 gene encoding fidgetin-like protein 2, translated to MHWTPEHAQPLNQWPEQHLDVSSTTPSPAHKLELPPTGRQRCHYAWAHDDISALTASNLLKRYAEKYSGVLDSPYERPALGGYSDAAFLNGAKADPEPWPGPEPPYPLASLHEGLAGTKSGSGSGSGGLGGSPVLAGNLPEPLYAGNACGGPSVATAAPEYAAGYASGYLAPGYCTQTGAALPPPPPPPPPAALLQPPPPPGYGPSGPLYNYPTGGYAAAQPGYGALPPPPAAPPAPYLPSGLAAPTPLPAPTPTPPRPAPASYGFQTVAPGTEASVSLKRKAADEGAEGRYRKYAYEPPKAPAADGAAYPAVDNGEGRGNGFRAKPLSAAAEEPSGKYAGTGVPLKVLGSPVYGPQLEPFEKFSERPPVPAARGGFAVPSGEPLKGLELVTSKMLDCGPPVQWADVAGQGALKAALEEELVWPLLRPPAYPGSPRPPRTVLLFGPRGAGKTLLGRCLATQLGASLLRVRGATLAAPGAAEGAGLLQAAFAAARCRPPAVLLISELEALLAGREDGALQAPLLACLDGGGGAGADGVLVVGTTARPAALDEATRRRFALRFYVALPDGPARGQILQRLLSQQGCTLSERELAALVQGTQGFSGAELGQLCQQAAAAAAGLPGLRRPLSYKDLEAALSKVGPRVSPKELDSFVEWDKMYGSGH